The Thomasclavelia ramosa DSM 1402 genome includes a region encoding these proteins:
- a CDS encoding rubredoxin-like domain-containing protein: MAKFVCSVCGYVYEGDAAPEQCPVCKVGADKFVEQTGEMTWAAEHVVGVAKDVDEEIKKELRANFEGECSEVGMYLAMARVAHREGYPEIGLYWEKAAYEEAEHAAKFAELLGEVVTDSTKKNLEMRVEAENGATMGKTELAKKAKALNLDAIHDTVHEMARDEARHGKAFEGLLNRYFGK, encoded by the coding sequence ATGGCTAAATTTGTATGTTCTGTATGTGGATATGTTTATGAAGGAGATGCAGCTCCAGAACAATGTCCAGTATGTAAAGTTGGGGCTGACAAGTTCGTTGAACAAACAGGTGAAATGACTTGGGCAGCAGAACACGTTGTAGGTGTTGCTAAAGACGTAGATGAAGAGATCAAAAAAGAATTAAGAGCAAACTTTGAAGGAGAATGCTCAGAAGTAGGAATGTATTTAGCAATGGCAAGAGTTGCACATCGTGAAGGATATCCAGAAATTGGATTATATTGGGAAAAAGCAGCTTATGAAGAAGCTGAACATGCAGCAAAATTTGCAGAATTATTAGGAGAAGTAGTAACTGATTCAACAAAAAAGAACCTAGAGATGCGTGTTGAAGCTGAAAATGGAGCAACTATGGGTAAAACAGAATTAGCTAAGAAAGCTAAAGCATTAAACTTAGATGCAATTCATGATACAGTGCATGAAATGGCACGTGATGAAGCACGTCATGGAAAAGCGTTTGAAGGATTGTTAAACAGATATTTTGGTAAATAA